The genomic segment GCTTTTCGGAGGTTTCGATCAGCGATTCTATGCCGCTTACGATGAGGCCTTTCCTTTGGAACCCGAATGGCAAGACCGAGTGGACCTCTGCAATCTCTATCCGCTCTTGGTCCATGTGCTGCTTTTCGGTGGAGGTTATGTGGGACAGGTGCGCGCTATCCTGACTAGATTCACCGCATGAGTCGCAGTCAAGAGCTCGCACGCAGTGCCAAGAGGTGGAGGATCATAGGTGTTCTGGCATTTCTATTGGGTGCTTTCCTGATCTATCAGAAGGTCTACTACGAAATGCATGATTTCTATGCCGAGAATTTCGAACTGTATCAAGAGGAGATGACCTCCATCCATCTAGACCTAACAGATGCCGCGCTATTGGACCAGGCCATGAAGGAGATGCAAACTGACTGTTTCTGGCAGGCGGCCACTCTTCTAGAAGAACTCAAGAAACACAACGCCTCTGCCACTCAGATCGCTGAATGGTATAAGATACTTTGTATGGTAGGTCTGAACAAGAAAGATGAGGCCATTCAACTTTTGGAGTATTATACCGAGCAAGATGATTTCGATTTCAATCGAGAGAAGGCCTTAGAATTGCTGAGGGTATACTGATTCAGACGATCAAGACTCCTTTCTTCTTCACGAAAGGTATCTCGATGAAATTCTCCTCGCTGATGGCTTCTGGGACGAAGATGTATTTCTTGTCGTACATCTTCCCTCCATCATAGAAACTCACCCAATACTCATTGAATAGCCCGAAGACTTCTTCTATGATCCGCTCGATCTTCTGGTGGCTTTTAGCTGGGACCTCATCCAAGAAATGCCTGAGCATAGAGGTCTCTCGCTTCTCCCCTTTAATCTCTCCATAGCCTTTCGAAGAGACCAATACCCCTTCTATCTCATGGTCTTTCATATTGATGAGATAGCTGTTCCAGACCAGCTCCCCCTCTTCATTCTCCTCCTTGATGATGGCCACACCCACCTCCGTCACTTCTGGCCGCTCGATATCCGCTTTCATGGGCTCAGGCTTTCTTCAAGTTCCAGGGAATCAGCGGGCAGGGGCTCCCTCTTGTATTCTTCTGGGATAGGCGGAAGGATCTTCAAAGCGATATCCAGAAACTCATAGACATCCTTAGGGGCATGGTCTATACGCTCATCCGAACGTTCATGACCCAGTCGCACAAGTATGGCCTCCCGCTCCGGGATGACGATGACATACTGCCCTTTGAGCCCCCGCATACATTGCACATCTATACCCTTGTGGCTGTTGAGCCACCATTGATAACCATAATGATCGACCGGCTCACCTGTAGCATCGGGTACCATACACGGAGTCAGACTCTCCTCGACCCACTGTGGGCTGATAAGCTGTTCTCCCTTCCAATTGCCATCGCATAGAAAGAGTTGCCCGAAGCGAGCAAAGTCGGTAGCGTTGGAATAGAAACAGCAGAATGCCCTTTCTCTTCCCGTGCTGGGGTCATAGGTCCACAGGGCATCCTGTTCGGCCCCGAGCGGTCCCCAGAGTCTTTCTTGGGCATGTTCCGTACAGGTCTTGCCAGTCACTTCCTGTACGATATAGGAGAGCAACAAGGTGCATCCACCCAAATACTCCCATCGCGTACCGGGCTCATAGACCTGGGGGTAGGACAATGTCTTCTGGTACATCTCATCTCCATAATTGGCCTTGGCCATGAAGCCGAAAGGGTCTCCATAGTGCTCATCGAATCCGATACCGGCCGTCATTTGAAGTAGGTGCTTGATGGTCACATCCTCCTTGTCGGTGCCTTTTAGATCGGTGAGATAATCAGAGGCTTTATCCTCGACACTCCGTATCAGCCCATCTTCAATGGCTTCCCCTATCAACATGCTCGTGATGCTCTTGGCCATGGAAAATGAATTGGACCACATGGTATCCGAGCCATCTTCCCAGTAATTCTCATAGAGGATCTTTCCCTTATGGATGACCAAGAAGGAAGTAGTCCGATAGGCGGCCAGAAGGGTCGAGTCTTCCAGACTGAGTCGATGGGAATTAAAGTCTTCATGATACTCCCATGGCTGTGGGTCGGTGGCCTGCACGGTCCGATTCTCGAAGAATTTATGATTATCCGTATCCGGTCCCGACCGGCCGATCAGATACGTGCTGCGCAGAGCGGTAAGCACATGCTCATTATCGGTGATATAGAGACCCAGGATTCCGACTCCTAGGAGGATGAAGATGAAAAGGATGAACTTGATAAGTCGAGGCATCTCAATCTTTGATGATCGAGGCCAATCTACGATTGTTCAGTGGATCTACGATGAAGTACAGGCCTGACTTTACCTCAGGCGACCATTCAAAAAGTCCATGCTCTATCTGCACGCTTACCTTGTCGCAGGTCTTTCCAGAACCATCGACCAAGATGAGTTCTGTCAGTCCGTGCCCTTCGGGAAGATTCAGTGTGAAGCTGTTCTGAAAAGGATTAGGGGAAGGGAGCAATGCCTCATCAATGTAGTCGTCCAGACCGCTAGGTGCTTGGTCCAAGAATATCAGCACATCGGCCAGCTCATCGATACCGGTGATCTCCATCATACCGTCATTGTCCCGGTCGTGGAAGAGGGCACAGCTGCCTGCAATCTCCGCATCATAGGTGATCAGGTTGTCGAATTCTCCTGTGCCTAGGTTCTCGTAGAAGGAATAATCGCCTCCGCTGTAATTGCTGGAGATCACATCCAGGTCCCCATCTCCGTCCAGGTCACCGAAGTCGATGGCCAGAGGAAAGCTGCCCGTACTCATATAGTCACCTTCTGACAGGCCTCCCAGTCCATCCCCTAGATGGATACTCATGGTATTGTCTCCTGAGTTGGCAGAACCGATATCTATGTGTCCATCCCCGTTGACATCCCCCATACCGATCATCCAAGGACCGTCCCCGCAATCCACCGGGAATATCTCTTCGAAGGTGCCGTCCCCCAAATTCTCCAGTACAAGGAGTTCATCGCTCACATAGCCCCCGATCACCAGGTCGGTCAATCCATCCTCATTCATATCGGCTGCGAGGATGGCGGTTTCTCCTTGGGCAGATGTCTGTACGGCCTGCCCCTCGGTCAGGTTGCCATCCGCGTCATTGAAGTAGAGGTGGATCTCGTTACCCACTCTGCTGGCAGAGGCGGCGTCCATATCCCCGTCCCCATCGATATCCAATACACATACACCTCGCACGCCTTGACTCGCTTGATAGGTGGTCTCAGGCCCGAATCCCCCGGAGCCATCTCCCATGACCACGCTCATCACATCCCCTTGGGTATTGCCGATGACCAGATCGATCTCTCCATCCATGTTCAAGTCGGTGCCTTCATTGGATGAGGGCTTATTCGCTCCAGGTAAGGACTGGATGATGAAGTCTGAAAAAGTGCCTTGATCACTCATGAAGATGCGGATGTCATTGCTTACCTCGTTCACCACGACCAAGTCTCCCCATCCATCGTGGTCCAGATCGCCTGCATAGGCCCCATAACTCTGGATGAATGTCTCCGATTCCAAGCGCACTTCTAGATGCCCGGTGTCCACGAGGTCAATTGGCCCGGGAAGGGTGCGGATCCAGAATCCATAGGCAAAACCTTGTCCCATTTCTGTCCCATCCAATGAGGACACGGTAGATGCCAGATTGACCATGACATACTCCCCGGCAAAGAAGGGTTCGAAGGCATTTATGGTCAGCGTATTGCCGAATCCATCGACTGTGATATCGATGTCTGCCGGTCCTGACCAACGGCCGAATACCGATACATCACCCACCCCTACCACGGAATTGATATCGACCGATTCATCGAAAGTGATGGAAATGACCGCATCAGGTGTCGCATCGATGATATTGCGCGCAGGGCTGACCTCCACGACCTCGAAGGCCGATAAAGAGATCGCGAAAAGTAAGAGTGTGGTGGTCAATAGATGTCGCATTGCATAAAGGTCGGATTTAGCGAGGGATGGGCAAATACATTTCGCCATAGGTTGACAATCCTACCTGATTGAATCAAAATGACAATCTGAATAGCAATCAAAATTCTCTAGGTATGTCGAACAATGGCCAGGCGGGATTATTCGTTCTGGAATTTTGCCTATTTATGGCCCCTCCTTTGAGTTTAACTCTTGCATGTTTAGAATAGCTTTCATCCTATCATACATTGTCTTACCCCTGCTGATGAGCAGTCAGTATGATTGGCGACTGGAAAAGGACAAGAGCGGAATACAAGTCTATTCTTCTAAAGTGCCCGATTCAGAATTCAGGGCCACTAAGGTGGAATGCACACTGGACGGGAGCTATGAGAAGCTCATTTCGGTCATTTCAGATGTCAGTGGGATGACTGATTGGGTGTATAAATCAAGTTCGTGTGAGATAGTGGAGACCTATGCTACGCTCGACTTCCTCTACACTGTAGTGACCGAGATGCCATGGCCGATGGACGATCGTGAATCCGTCATTCACTTGCAATTCCAAACCGAAAACTTACCCGATTCGATGACGATCATCGGAACCGAAGCTGAAGAGCCCATTCCTGAAAAACCCGATCTGATCCGGGTCTCCAATTACCAGGCGACTTGGAAGGTGACCATGCCCGAGGAGGATAAGATCCACATAGAATATATTCTGAAGTTGGATCCTGGAGGTGGAATCCCTCCCTGGATGGCAAATATCATGGTGGAGAAAGGACCCTACGAGACCTTCAAGGGTCTTTCAGAAAAGCTCAAGGAGCTGGATTGATCAAGCCGTCATTCTCTTGCATTGGATTGCTTTTTGCCCTTGAGTGGGCAGGCAGCTATAGGCTTTGTCCTACACTTTGTACCCCAACTCCTCCCTCAATATGCTCAAGGCCTTGCTCATGCGCTTCTCAACTGCCTTGACTGAGATTCCCAGCATCTCTGCAATCTCCGCGTATTTCTTATCCTCAAGTCGATTCATGAGGAAGACCTCTCTGGCGCCTTCCGGGATAGAGGCCAACACATCTTCCAGCTTTTGTTTGAACTCCTTCTCTTCGAGTAAGAATTCAGGTGATTCTTGAGAATGCATCCTCACCGTACGATTGGCAAAGTTGAAGCGCACTTGTAAATGCTTCAGGTGATTGATGGCCAGATTGTTCCCAATGGTGAACACAAAGGTCTTGACCGTTCCCATTCGGATCTCATCCCGTTTTTCCCAGAGTTTGATGAAGGCATCTTGAGCGATATCCTCCGCTTGTTGAGCGTCCCCGAGCTTATAGTAGAGGAAGTTCCTGAGGTTGTCGAAATGCTCATCGAAGACCTGTCGATACTGCTCCAGATCCATGCCCCTACCCGAGCTGGGACCAAAGGCGAAGATGATGGATAGGAGTCTCATAGAGCAGCCCAAATCTAAGCCTATCCGCGACTCGCATGACCGAGCGATCTTTAGTACCTTCGGGCTCCTTTTTAGAAAAGCCAATTCATGGCAGAACGCTATCCAGAATATCGAGGATTGGATCTCCCTCAGGTCGCTCAGGAAATGTTGGCCACCTGGAAGAAGGAGAACACCTTTGAGAAGAGTATCTCCACCCGGGAGGGAAGGCCATCCTATGTCTTCTACGAGGGGCCTCCATCGGCCAACGGGAAACCGGGAATCCATCATGTGATGGCCCGGAGTATCAAGGACATATTCTGCCGCTTCCATACCCTGAAGAACAAGCAGGTCAAACGCAAGGCCGGATGGGATACCCACGGCCTACCTATCGAGCTGGGTGTGGAAAAGGAGCTGGGAATCACCAAAGAGGATATCGGTAAGAGTATATCCGTGGAGGACTATAACAAAGCCTGTCGTGAAGCGGTCATGCGCTACACCGACATGTGGGCCGATGTCACCGAGAAGATGGGCTATTGGGTGGATATGGATGACCCCTATGTCACCTACGAGAACAAGTACATCGAGACGGTATGGTGGCTGCTCCGCAGACTCTATGACAAGGGCTTGCTCTACAAGGGCTACACGATACAGCCCTATTCCCCCAAGGCGGGTACCGGTCTCAGCTCTCATGAACTCAATCAGCCGGGCACCTACAAGGACGTGAAGGATACTTCCGCTATCGCGAAGTTCCGGGTCTCGGGTTCTGGGTTGCCTGTCGATTCCGACTTGCCGCAGTACTTTTTGGCTTGGACGACCACTCCGTGGACACTTCCATCGAATACCGCGCTGGCCGTGGGCAAGAAGATCGATTATCTAGTCTTCCGCACGAAGGACAGATACTCCAAGAACCCTTATATCGGGGTGATAGCGAAAGACCGATTCAGCTATTACTTCAAGCACGCCCAGCCAGAAATAGGAACGT from the Flavobacteriales bacterium genome contains:
- a CDS encoding serine hydrolase → MPRLIKFILFIFILLGVGILGLYITDNEHVLTALRSTYLIGRSGPDTDNHKFFENRTVQATDPQPWEYHEDFNSHRLSLEDSTLLAAYRTTSFLVIHKGKILYENYWEDGSDTMWSNSFSMAKSITSMLIGEAIEDGLIRSVEDKASDYLTDLKGTDKEDVTIKHLLQMTAGIGFDEHYGDPFGFMAKANYGDEMYQKTLSYPQVYEPGTRWEYLGGCTLLLSYIVQEVTGKTCTEHAQERLWGPLGAEQDALWTYDPSTGRERAFCCFYSNATDFARFGQLFLCDGNWKGEQLISPQWVEESLTPCMVPDATGEPVDHYGYQWWLNSHKGIDVQCMRGLKGQYVIVIPEREAILVRLGHERSDERIDHAPKDVYEFLDIALKILPPIPEEYKREPLPADSLELEESLSP
- a CDS encoding RNA polymerase sigma-70 factor, which produces MDLEQYRQVFDEHFDNLRNFLYYKLGDAQQAEDIAQDAFIKLWEKRDEIRMGTVKTFVFTIGNNLAINHLKHLQVRFNFANRTVRMHSQESPEFLLEEKEFKQKLEDVLASIPEGAREVFLMNRLEDKKYAEIAEMLGISVKAVEKRMSKALSILREELGYKV